In a single window of the Pseudobacteriovorax antillogorgiicola genome:
- a CDS encoding DDE-type integrase/transposase/recombinase: protein MKVLNSEEYIEDSPYQVVSKLLDRGEWLCSVRTMYRVLKERNQSRDRRNQRSHPSFQKPVLVARKPNRVWSWDITRLPGPYKGHYFYLYVMLDIYSRYVVGWMVSDKENA from the coding sequence ATGAAAGTTTTGAATTCTGAGGAGTATATCGAGGACTCGCCGTATCAAGTGGTAAGTAAACTGCTTGATAGGGGGGAATGGCTATGCTCTGTTCGTACCATGTATCGGGTACTAAAAGAGCGGAATCAGTCTCGTGATCGTCGTAATCAGCGTAGTCATCCAAGTTTTCAGAAGCCAGTACTGGTCGCTCGCAAGCCTAATAGGGTTTGGTCATGGGATATTACTAGGCTACCGGGTCCTTACAAGGGTCACTACTTTTACCTTTACGTGATGCTTGATATCTACAGCCGCTACGTAGTTGGTTGGATGGTGAGCGATAAAGAAAATGC